The window CATAAAGAACTATTTTGCGGCTTTTCTTTCGGAAGAACTATAATAATTCAATCCCAGCTTAGCATAGTTGCACGCAATGCGGATCTAGCCAAAAGTAATCGGTTTTCTTTTGTCTCCAAGTACGGAagaaattatcattatcatataAATCTGAATCTATGGTCCCGGTTAATTTACTCCAATATTGGTAAATTGGAAAACTTAACTATAAGATCGGCTGAGATTATGAATATGTGGTAGTTCTTTTTgtccattcaatttttttttatcatagatAATTATAGTTAAatcagataaaattattattaacagtgaaattcttttttctaaatttttaatgtaattatatataaatattcaataTGTGATAGTTTTAAATTATACACAATTTCTTCTCATACTAAATATTATGATTACAAAGAGTAAAAACCTTTTGTTATCAAGTTCTACTGCTTTCCACATGAGATAAGTTACATAATATTaagggttttaatttttttttaatctgttaATCTGTTTGAATTTTTACCTTTAGTTTCTTATCAATATTTTGACTTGtgttaatttttacattatttctctattaatatttttttttatctctgttgtcaaatataatcattaaataatGATGCGATAATTATGTTGATAGTTATATGAGTTGTTATATTGTTACTAGTTTGCATGACATCTACATAAAAATTGTtggaataaattatatttttagttcttcattttttatgaaatttacttttagtttttcaatatttttttcactagtCTTAATCCTTCATCTTTccacaaatttcatttttagttcctcaacaacttttttattattctaaatCCTTTATATTAAAGGGGTCTAACATTGGTTAATTAAACATgatataagttattataaacttctttgtacttgtttttaattcttagaaataaaaaaatcttttagatGTATTcgtgattatttataatttcttttgtcAAATGCCACCCCTTAACCCATGATAACTACATAACTTCGTATGTGGACTAGTAATTTAATGAAACAATTACCTActgatttgaaatattttctaaCGATCTTTAGATGTTAAATTTTTTGGACGTTGTAAAATTGCTAGTTAAATGGTTTGAATATATCAAAACATATTATATACAAGTATAAATTGATTCCTTGGAGCAATTTAACTCAATTgatagtataaatatttttttatattaatatccaCTCATGCAATACTATGataaatgtataataattactttaaatgcGATATCCAATATTATGTCTAATCAATAGACAAGGTAAAAATCTTTGCACtaataaattcaataaaaaaatctaattatttgAAAAGTGTCCATGGAAATTAAAATCTTCTTTGATACACAATGAGTAAAGATTAGAACAATCGGTCAAAATGCAACTCTAAATTGTGGCACATATACAGATACAAGAAATTTTCTCATGACTTAGCtagctataataataataataatacatagaAAGTCTCTAAACAATTATTGGAACAACATGAgttcttaaaaaacattattcaaaaTAGATTTAGCTTCAGTTTTTGGGCTCCTGTGCCGGTCCGTTAATGGCCGTAACGAGTGAGGCAAAGCCCAAGTTTAGGGTTCGCTGAAAACAAGGGAGTGAGTGTTATTGTAAAATTTGCAGGTGAAGCAACAGTGTTACGATTACGAAGCAATTACATGAGCATGGGGGAAGCTCATAGAAGGATCACGGAGTATCTGAATCGCTTTTCCGACGCGATTTCTTCGCAAGACGGAGCTACGTTCAAGTCTCTCTTCGCTCTCTCTTCCAACTCCCCATTCCTTCTCTCTCTGGGCGACGCTCTCAACCTCTTCCAAGACCCCAACAGACTCATCAAGCAATCCGACAACTATTCCCAGTTCGCAGACATCCTCGTCCCTCTCTTCCGATCCCTCCTAAACTACCGCCAGAACAACTTGCTCGAAGCCTATAACGCTTTCGAAAAAACCGCCAAGTATTTTTACTACTTTCccctacttatttttttaactgagtTGAATTTTTTCGTCTGCTGAAACGGTGGAGTTCAGTGCGTTTATCCAGGAGTTTCGTAATTGGGAATCCGCTTGGGCTCTGGAGGCTTTGTACGTCATTGTTTACGATATTAGGGTTCTTGCCGAGAaggtatttttatgattttgattttattttttttatttactttctcaTTTTCTGGAAGTTGGTTCGATtgtgtgttatttttttgttgattttaggctGATAAAGAATTGGCTTCCAATGGGAAATCCCCTGAGAAGTTGAAAGGCGCTGGCTCCGTccttatgaaattttttggcaCCCTTGCGGTATGTGAATGCTTCCATAAGCTCAATTTCATTTGAAATCCAGTTATGCCTTTCAAATTTAGTTTGGTATCgctaatttgaaattcttatttAAACATGTGCTAAGGATGATTTTAGCTAGCTTTTGTACtttactttttatcttttatttatttttcttgttgggAAGCCCACCAATAATGCTACCAATTGTATATCTTCCGGAAACTTAGatataaaagataaactatAACTTATATACATATTTCCACTAAAGTTGGTGTGCTTGTGGCTGTTATTGTGTCCTAATGCATTTTCTTCCCCTTAGAACTAGATGGAAGATGAGATCATGGGATTAAAACTTACcaaacacatgaaaaatatttattataaattttgatcttTACAGTTTAAAATTTTGCTATTTTTGAGTCTAATTGTTCATGTATCACTCACGGAACTAATTATTTCTGTGTCTACGTAGTCTTCTATGTACTTGGGAAGAAAGCGAAATTTGTAATCATAAGAATCCTTTCTAAGGAAAAATTGTCCATGCTGTGTTTTCATTGTGGAACATATTCTTCTTTTATATGCTTACTGTGTTAAGTGACTGTGTGGAGTCTGGCTTTCAGAGATACTCTACGAACTCATAACTTGATTGTTCCAGGGAAAAGGCTCTAAGCGTGTTGGAGCATTATATGTAACTTGTCAGTTATTCAAGATTTACTTTAAGGTATTTGTTGTTGCTTTTGCTTCCGTTTTTTATGATTCATATTTCATACTTTCATAGTGCTCTTTTTATGATCTCATGTGTTGACTTGATATGCAAGGACAATAGTCTGAACTTGTAGATTGGTGTTAATAATATGTTTGACATGTTCACTGGTATCAGGGAAGGTTGACTAGGACAGAGATAACATGACATTTGtggttgaaaattgaaattagagtTTGATTTTATTCTGTGAATGTCTTGCAGCTTGGCACAGTTCACCTTTGCCGCAGTGTAATAAGAAGCATTGAAACTGCACGCATATTTGATTTTGAGGAATTTCCCAAAAGAGACAAGGTCAGAGTTGGATCAATTTGTATGCCTTTAACTTTTATACACTCTTAGTGTAAAGTATTTTACACtgtcaaccaattaaaaattattttatgtatggcttttaaagtaaatattataaaagtcaagTCAATAACTTTACCATGCACAACAGTTTATGATTGGATGACAATGTAAAAAATCTTTATGCTGTcagtgtattttaattaaattcaatttatataCACGTATAATTTTAGATCATTTATCTTTATGATGTGTTTCAGGTCACTTACATGTACTATACTGGTCGTCTTGAAGTTTTCAATGAAAATTTTCCTGCTGTAAGTGatctatatttctttttattcaattatgaCCTGCTTGTGTTCTGTGTTCGGACACACATTTTCTGTAATGGTacctttttatattcttttttagtaCTTTAACAGAAAACTGGTTTCCTATATGGTTGCAAGCAAAAATGAATTTAAGTATTGTTTT of the Glycine max cultivar Williams 82 chromosome 13, Glycine_max_v4.0, whole genome shotgun sequence genome contains:
- the LOC100781018 gene encoding enhanced ethylene response protein 5, with the translated sequence MSMGEAHRRITEYLNRFSDAISSQDGATFKSLFALSSNSPFLLSLGDALNLFQDPNRLIKQSDNYSQFADILVPLFRSLLNYRQNNLLEAYNAFEKTANAFIQEFRNWESAWALEALYVIVYDIRVLAEKADKELASNGKSPEKLKGAGSVLMKFFGTLAGKGSKRVGALYVTCQLFKIYFKLGTVHLCRSVIRSIETARIFDFEEFPKRDKVTYMYYTGRLEVFNENFPAADYKLSYALKHCNPQSEANIRMILKHLIPVKLSIGILPKNSLLEKYNLLEYSKIVQALRRGDLRLLRCALQDHEDRFLRSGVYLVLEKLELQVYQRLVKKIYIIQKQKDPGRAHQVKLEVIVKALKWLEIDMDVDEVECIVAILIYKNLMKGYFAHKSKVVVLSKQDPFPKLNGKPVNS